One region of Daphnia pulicaria isolate SC F1-1A chromosome 7, SC_F0-13Bv2, whole genome shotgun sequence genomic DNA includes:
- the LOC124350530 gene encoding uncharacterized protein LOC124350530 isoform X8 — protein sequence MTNMSRILPLLLLSVLLVNGQIPKRDSSDTLDDSFWTEETSVGDVEKLLKEHRENQDLVRSIGGSHYQIVFPVQLRHREKMGISTREIGATKTMERPSESSRMNERYSTQQQTGKHYHRTSLLIKAFSHKFRLDLELNSQLLAPNLIQKHFLPGGVEQFSKQEIEHCYYHGTVKDYPGAVAAFRTCSGVSGIIHIGNETFVIHPFYGGDLSQRKHPHVIFEARTKVKQMCANTGMLEYGLRSGNYRGGGGGGKGQSKQPKSNERQKRDVREVTKYVETALVLDKAMFEKRNGSRRIEVVQDAIQIANIADLYFRTLNTRVSVVYIETWASENQAPVDRSQDIHRALLNFNDYISRKLYNVIKDTTQLLSGETFSGGSGMAAPDTICTPRSVGLSVDINPYEPHLVAGTMAHMIGHNIGMGHDDGRDECHCGDWHGCIMSQSIMGLESVQPYKFSECSLSDYIEKLKIGHSICLFNRPNQLEDFRTCGNGVVEDGEECDCGTIEECHDSDPCCDPITCKLTAEAECASGPCCDDCKLRPKGYLCRDATNECDLPEICNGRSGQCPLDIYKKNGNQCEINKGYCFNGVCPTLDSQCRLIWGDGGLSGDRKCFEQFNSQGSINGHCGQDAHNNYIRCDAEHVMCGSLQCQMGTRYPIVAGMDQMYSRTLVSMAGREFECKITSGTVAAADLPDLGIVRDGTPCGNSLICMNKTCSSIYPHIDRSKCPSNNVALDCSGHGVCSNINSCFCDAGWTGHDCSTQTNDSYIRSGFQSGDKMGAAEASERDSANAGALGTGAPPPLNGVTTLMPEAQTSNSKTTSYGEKGGSYEGVSSLTMALTVVLVVKAGLLCIALVAILHRRKSTMPKYDPPYLKRPLVNASGQMMTLPKPPGGGGGGGGNAGGAGPSGNMGAAGPSGINNATGNHHHAANMSTDALSLEAGAKGISFGTMPSYNNRFPGAGNVQLQQHQHHHHQHQQHQQQQQHIVQHMKQRQHPHMDGISSASHSHVNSPNSTPAHHGISNHIMQASASEDETLQSGEDEGTAFLDGMLPQSNNLSGSGMNKQPEKGILKKSGGGVYGSVGGGGGIGSSQQQLGGGGGGGHGGPSLTLPLGRMNSGSSMMMNKEKWSEESQSDNQEVMSVLLSPDGGSSRISDRLAASSLSDVERTLKSLNGYHEDILQALRSAAASQRSASTASLSDELRKSFAESYADYFPPPDYLSMRSLNNHDKHGGVGGRGGVMGPGSSVSSTSERLPGLASPLPGGGSLGVGAHGGGDSGDEGDLVPPCGPIRIRNLEDLIRQLERHSARHTSPNGSEDIRMSETEADRHYRLMEAAAGGGVPGLGASDSQAGSDALRFVYGRYRQPTSVPGISLYETTSNENNHDHHDDIKHGGHGGDPGDSDESDSDVVLGADQAGLFIDDPLMGHQPEGPDELGYGPPLSPSGNSDESYTIDDGGTTTVSSSYPSGSRSAVSTGEDPLRAAAAVAAAASAVDVIAASHPQVRPAKFPEYKH from the exons ACTATGGAGCGACCGTCTGAATCTAGCAGGATGAATGAACGCTACAGCACTCAG CAACAGACGGGCAAGCACTACCACCGGACGTCGCTCCTGATCAAAGCTTTCAGCCACAAGTTCCGGCTGGACTTGGAATTGAACTC GCAGCTGTTGGCACCCAACTTGATCCAGAAGCATTTTCTGCCCGGCGGAGTTGAACAGTTCTCCAAACAG GAAATCGAGCACTGCTACTACCACGGAACGGTCAAGGACTATCCAGGAGCCGTGGCGGCCTTCCGGACGTGCAGCGGAGTCAGCGGAATCATCCACATTGGCAACGAGACGTTCGTGATCCATCCGTTTTACGGCGGTGATCTCTCG CAGAGGAAACACCCTCACGTCATCTTCGAGGCCCGGACCAAAGTTAAGCAAATGTGCGCCAACACGGGCATGCTCGAGTACGGCCTCCGCTCGGGCAACTAccgcggtggtggcggcggtggcaaAGGTCAGTCCAAACAGCCGAAATCCAACGAGCGACAAAAGAGGGACGTCCGCGAAGTGACCAAATACGTCGAAACGGCCCTGGTCCTCGACAAAGCCATG TTTGAGAAGCGCAACGGCAGCCGACGGATCGAAGTCGTCCAGGACGCCATTCAAATCGCCAATATCGCCGACCTG TATTTCCGGACGCTCAACACCCGCGTTTCGGTCGTGTACATTGAGACGTGGGCCAGCGAGAACCAGGCGCCGGTCGACCGGTCCCAGGACATCCACCGGGCCCTCCTCAACTTTAACGACTACATTTCGCGCAAACTCTACAATGTCATCAAGGACACCACTCAACTTTTGTC CGGAGAGACTTTTTCCGGAGGGTCGGGAATGGCGGCGCCGGACACGATTTGCACGCCCAGATCGGTGGGGCTGAGCGTCGACATCAACCCGTACGAGCCTCACCTGGTGGCCGGCACCATGGCCCACATGATCGGCCACAACATTGGCATGGGTCACGACGACGGCC GTGACGAATGCCATTGCGGAGATTGGCACGGCTGCATCATGTCTCAATCGATCATGGGCCTGGAAAGCGTCCAGCCCTACAAGTTCTCCGAGTGCAGCCTCTCCGACTACATCGAGAAGCTGAAAATCGGCCATAGCATCTGCCTCTTCAACCGGCCCAATCAG ctGGAGGACTTCCGCACTTGCGGCAATGGCGTCGTCGAGGATGGAGAGGAATGCGATTGCGGAACGATCGAGGAGTGTCACGATTCCGATCCTTGTTGCGATCCCATCACGTGCAAATTGACGGCAGAAGCCGAATGCGCTTCCGGACCGTGTTGCGACGATTGCAAA TTGAGACCGAAAGGCTATCTCTGTCGGGATGCCACCAACGAGTGCGACTTGCCGGAAATTTGTAACGGGCGTTCGGGTCAGTGTCCGCTGGACATTTACAAGAAGAACGGCAACCAGTGCGAGATCAATAAAGGCTACTGCTTCAATGGCGTCTGCCCGACCCTGGACAGCCAATGCCGACTCATTTGGGGCGACG GCGGACTTTCGGGCGACCGCAAGTGTTTCGAGCAGTTCAATTCGCAAGGATCAATCAACGGCCATTGTGGCCAGGATGCCCACAACAATTACATTCGCTGCGATGCGGAGCACGTCATGTGCGGATCGCTGCAATGCCAAATGGGAACGCGCTACCCCATCGTCGCCGGAATGGATCAAATGTATTCGAGGACTCTGGTCTCCATGGCCGGACGGGAATTCGAGTGCAa GATCACCAGCGGGACCGTTGCGGCTGCCGATCTGCCGGATTTGGGGATTGTGCGGGACGGAACTCCTTGCGGAAACAGTCTG ATTTGCATGAACAAGACGTGCAGCAGCATTTACCCGCACATCGACCGGTCGAAATGTCCCAGCAACAACGTGGCGCTGGATTGCTCCGGCCACGGCGTTTGCTCCAACATCAACTCGTGTTTCTGCGACGCCGGATGGACTGGCCACGATTGCTCGACCCAGACCAACGACAGTTACATCCGCAGTGGCTTCCAGTCCGGCGACAAGATGGGCGCCGCCGAGGCCTCCGAACGCGATTCGGCCAACGCTGGGGCCCTGGGCACGGGGGCTCCTCCGCCACTCAACGGCGTCACCACCCTCATGCCGGAAGCGCAAACCAGCAACAGCAAAACCACCTCCTACG GTGAAAAGGGCGGCAGTTATGAAGGTGTTAGTTCGCTAACGATGGCCCTGACGGTCGTTCTAGTCGTCAAAGCTGGCCTACTTTGCATAGCCCTAGTGGCCATTTTGCACAG AAGGAAGAGCACGATGCCCAAATATGATCCGCCCTATTTGAAGCGGCCCCTTGTCAACGCTTCCGGACAAATGATGACTTTGCCCAAGCCGCCGGGCGGgggaggtggaggaggaggcaaTGCCGGAGGAGCCGGTCCGTCTGGTAACATGGGAGCTGCTGGGCCTTCGGGCATTAATAACGCCACGGGCAATCACCATCACGCGGCCAACATGTCGACGGATGCCCTTTCACTGGAAGCCGGTGCTAAAGGCATTTCCTTCGGCACTATGCCTTCCTACAA CAATCGATTTCCCGGTGCTGGAAACGTCCAGCTtcagcagcaccagcaccatcaccaccagcatcaacagcaccagcagcagcagcagcacattgTCCAGCACATGAAGCAGCGCCAGCATCCGCACATGGACGGCATCAGTTCGGCGTCGCACAGTCACGTCAACAGTCCCAATTCGACGCCGGCCCATCACGGCATCAGCAACCACATCATGCAGGCGTCGGCCAGCGAGGACGAGACCCTCCAGTCGGGCGAGGACGAAGGGACGGCCTTCCTGGACGGCATGCTGCCGCAGTCCAACAATTTGTCCGGCTCCGGAATGAACAAGCAGCCGGAAAAGGGCATCTTGAAGAAATCGGGTGGAGGAGTTTACGGTTCGGTTGGCGGAGGCGGCGGAATCGGCTCatctcagcagcagctgggcggcggtggtggtggtggacacGGAGGGCCGTCGCTGACCCTACCCCTGGGCCGGATGAACAGCGGCTCGTCCATGATGATGAACAAGGAAAAGTGGAGCGAAGAGTCGCAGTCGGACAACCAGGAAGTCATGTCCGTCTTGCTGTCGCCGGATGGCGGAAGCAGCCGGATCAGCGACCGGTTGGCGGCGTCCAGCCTGTCGGACGTTGAGCGAACTCTCAAGAGCCTCAATGGATACCACGAAGACATCCTTCAA GCTCTGCGGAGTGCGGCTGCCAGCCAACGAAGTGCCAGTACGGCCAGCTTGTCGGATGAGTTGCGGAAGTCGTTTGCCGAGTCGTACGCCGACTATTTCCCTCCGCCCGACTACCTGTCCATGCGGAGTCTCAACAATCACGACAAGCACGGCGGAGTGGGCGGACGTGGCGGCGTCATGGGCCCCGGCAGCAGCGTCAGCAGCACCAGCGAGAGATTGCCCGGCCTGGCCAGCCCGCTGCCCGGCGGAGGCTCGCTGGGCGTCGGCGCCCACGGCGGCGGAGACAGCGGAGACGAGGGCGACCTGGTCCCACCGTGCGGTCCGATCCGCATCCGCAATTTGGAGGACCTCATCCGCCAGCTGGAGCGGCACAGCGCCCGGCACACGAGCCCCAACGGCTCCGAGGACATCCGCATGTCGGAAACGGAAGCCGACCGACACTACCGGCTGATGGAAGCGGCGGCAGGAGGCGGCGTGCCCGGTTTAGGAGCTTCTGATTCCCAAGCAGG TAGCGATGCCTTGCGGTTCGTCTACGGCCGTTACCGACAGCCGACCTCCGTGCCGGGCATCAGCCTTTACGAAACAACCAGCAACGAGAATAATCACGACCACCACGACGACATCAAACACGGCGGACACGGCGGCGATCCGGGCGATTCCGACGAGAGCGATAG TGACGTCGTGCTGGGGGCGGATCAGGCGGGACTCTTCATCGACGATCCGCTGATGGGACATCAGCCGGAAGGACCGGACGAACTCGGATACGGACCGCCGCTGTCGCCGTCGGGAAACTCTGACGAATCTTACACCATCGACGACGGAGGGACGACGACCGTGTCGTCCTCTTATCCATCGGGATCCCGTTCGGCCGTCAGCACCGGAGAGGATCCTCTGCGGGCGGCGGCCGCCGTTGCTGCTGCAGCGTCGGCAGTCGACGTCATCGCCGCTTCTCATCCGCAAGTTCGACCGGCCAAATTCCCCGAATACAAACACTAA
- the LOC124350530 gene encoding uncharacterized protein LOC124350530 isoform X10, translating to MTNMSRILPLLLLSVLLVNGQIPKRDSSDTLDDSFWTEETSVGDVEKLLKEHRENQDLVRSIGGSHYQIVFPVQLRHREKMGISTREIGATKTMERPSESSRMNERYSTQQQTGKHYHRTSLLIKAFSHKFRLDLELNSQLLAPNLIQKHFLPGGVEQFSKQEIEHCYYHGTVKDYPGAVAAFRTCSGVSGIIHIGNETFVIHPFYGGDLSQRKHPHVIFEARTKVKQMCANTGMLEYGLRSGNYRGGGGGGKGQSKQPKSNERQKRDVREVTKYVETALVLDKAMFEKRNGSRRIEVVQDAIQIANIADLYFRTLNTRVSVVYIETWASENQAPVDRSQDIHRALLNFNDYISRKLYNVIKDTTQLLSGETFSGGSGMAAPDTICTPRSVGLSVDINPYEPHLVAGTMAHMIGHNIGMGHDDGRDECHCGDWHGCIMSQSIMGLESVQPYKFSECSLSDYIEKLKIGHSICLFNRPNQLEDFRTCGNGVVEDGEECDCGTIEECHDSDPCCDPITCKLTAEAECASGPCCDDCKLRPKGYLCRDATNECDLPEICNGRSGQCPLDIYKKNGNQCEINKGYCFNGVCPTLDSQCRLIWGDGGLSGDRKCFEQFNSQGSINGHCGQDAHNNYIRCDAEHVMCGSLQCQMGTRYPIVAGMDQMYSRTLVSMAGREFECKITSGTVAAADLPDLGIVRDGTPCGNSLICMNKTCSSIYPHIDRSKCPSNNVALDCSGHGVCSNINSCFCDAGWTGHDCSTQTNDSYIRSGFQSGDKMGAAEASERDSANAGALGTGAPPPLNGVTTLMPEAQTSNSKTTSYVDRSGHSTVFMVVMLVSVVGGVFIVFALMALCYRKSTMPKYDPPYLKRPLVNASGQMMTLPKPPGGGGGGGGNAGGAGPSGNMGAAGPSGINNATGNHHHAANMSTDALSLEAGAKGISFGTMPSYNNRFPGAGNVQLQQHQHHHHQHQQHQQQQQHIVQHMKQRQHPHMDGISSASHSHVNSPNSTPAHHGISNHIMQASASEDETLQSGEDEGTAFLDGMLPQSNNLSGSGMNKQPEKGILKKSGGGVYGSVGGGGGIGSSQQQLGGGGGGGHGGPSLTLPLGRMNSGSSMMMNKEKWSEESQSDNQEVMSVLLSPDGGSSRISDRLAASSLSDVERTLKSLNGYHEDILQALRSAAASQRSASTASLSDELRKSFAESYADYFPPPDYLSMRSLNNHDKHGGVGGRGGVMGPGSSVSSTSERLPGLASPLPGGGSLGVGAHGGGDSGDEGDLVPPCGPIRIRNLEDLIRQLERHSARHTSPNGSEDIRMSETEADRHYRLMEAAAGGGVPGLGASDSQAGSDALRFVYGRYRQPTSVPGISLYETTSNENNHDHHDDIKHGGHGGDPGDSDESDSDVVLGADQAGLFIDDPLMGHQPEGPDELGYGPPLSPSGNSDESYTIDDGGTTTVSSSYPSGSRSAVSTGEDPLRAAAAVAAAASAVDVIAASHPQVRPAKFPEYKH from the exons ACTATGGAGCGACCGTCTGAATCTAGCAGGATGAATGAACGCTACAGCACTCAG CAACAGACGGGCAAGCACTACCACCGGACGTCGCTCCTGATCAAAGCTTTCAGCCACAAGTTCCGGCTGGACTTGGAATTGAACTC GCAGCTGTTGGCACCCAACTTGATCCAGAAGCATTTTCTGCCCGGCGGAGTTGAACAGTTCTCCAAACAG GAAATCGAGCACTGCTACTACCACGGAACGGTCAAGGACTATCCAGGAGCCGTGGCGGCCTTCCGGACGTGCAGCGGAGTCAGCGGAATCATCCACATTGGCAACGAGACGTTCGTGATCCATCCGTTTTACGGCGGTGATCTCTCG CAGAGGAAACACCCTCACGTCATCTTCGAGGCCCGGACCAAAGTTAAGCAAATGTGCGCCAACACGGGCATGCTCGAGTACGGCCTCCGCTCGGGCAACTAccgcggtggtggcggcggtggcaaAGGTCAGTCCAAACAGCCGAAATCCAACGAGCGACAAAAGAGGGACGTCCGCGAAGTGACCAAATACGTCGAAACGGCCCTGGTCCTCGACAAAGCCATG TTTGAGAAGCGCAACGGCAGCCGACGGATCGAAGTCGTCCAGGACGCCATTCAAATCGCCAATATCGCCGACCTG TATTTCCGGACGCTCAACACCCGCGTTTCGGTCGTGTACATTGAGACGTGGGCCAGCGAGAACCAGGCGCCGGTCGACCGGTCCCAGGACATCCACCGGGCCCTCCTCAACTTTAACGACTACATTTCGCGCAAACTCTACAATGTCATCAAGGACACCACTCAACTTTTGTC CGGAGAGACTTTTTCCGGAGGGTCGGGAATGGCGGCGCCGGACACGATTTGCACGCCCAGATCGGTGGGGCTGAGCGTCGACATCAACCCGTACGAGCCTCACCTGGTGGCCGGCACCATGGCCCACATGATCGGCCACAACATTGGCATGGGTCACGACGACGGCC GTGACGAATGCCATTGCGGAGATTGGCACGGCTGCATCATGTCTCAATCGATCATGGGCCTGGAAAGCGTCCAGCCCTACAAGTTCTCCGAGTGCAGCCTCTCCGACTACATCGAGAAGCTGAAAATCGGCCATAGCATCTGCCTCTTCAACCGGCCCAATCAG ctGGAGGACTTCCGCACTTGCGGCAATGGCGTCGTCGAGGATGGAGAGGAATGCGATTGCGGAACGATCGAGGAGTGTCACGATTCCGATCCTTGTTGCGATCCCATCACGTGCAAATTGACGGCAGAAGCCGAATGCGCTTCCGGACCGTGTTGCGACGATTGCAAA TTGAGACCGAAAGGCTATCTCTGTCGGGATGCCACCAACGAGTGCGACTTGCCGGAAATTTGTAACGGGCGTTCGGGTCAGTGTCCGCTGGACATTTACAAGAAGAACGGCAACCAGTGCGAGATCAATAAAGGCTACTGCTTCAATGGCGTCTGCCCGACCCTGGACAGCCAATGCCGACTCATTTGGGGCGACG GCGGACTTTCGGGCGACCGCAAGTGTTTCGAGCAGTTCAATTCGCAAGGATCAATCAACGGCCATTGTGGCCAGGATGCCCACAACAATTACATTCGCTGCGATGCGGAGCACGTCATGTGCGGATCGCTGCAATGCCAAATGGGAACGCGCTACCCCATCGTCGCCGGAATGGATCAAATGTATTCGAGGACTCTGGTCTCCATGGCCGGACGGGAATTCGAGTGCAa GATCACCAGCGGGACCGTTGCGGCTGCCGATCTGCCGGATTTGGGGATTGTGCGGGACGGAACTCCTTGCGGAAACAGTCTG ATTTGCATGAACAAGACGTGCAGCAGCATTTACCCGCACATCGACCGGTCGAAATGTCCCAGCAACAACGTGGCGCTGGATTGCTCCGGCCACGGCGTTTGCTCCAACATCAACTCGTGTTTCTGCGACGCCGGATGGACTGGCCACGATTGCTCGACCCAGACCAACGACAGTTACATCCGCAGTGGCTTCCAGTCCGGCGACAAGATGGGCGCCGCCGAGGCCTCCGAACGCGATTCGGCCAACGCTGGGGCCCTGGGCACGGGGGCTCCTCCGCCACTCAACGGCGTCACCACCCTCATGCCGGAAGCGCAAACCAGCAACAGCAAAACCACCTCCTACG TAGACCGAAGTGGTCACAGCACGGTGTTcatggtggtgatgctggtctCGGTAGTAGGGGGCGTATTTATCGTCTTTGCCCTAATGGCCCTCTGCTACAG GAAGAGCACGATGCCCAAATATGATCCGCCCTATTTGAAGCGGCCCCTTGTCAACGCTTCCGGACAAATGATGACTTTGCCCAAGCCGCCGGGCGGgggaggtggaggaggaggcaaTGCCGGAGGAGCCGGTCCGTCTGGTAACATGGGAGCTGCTGGGCCTTCGGGCATTAATAACGCCACGGGCAATCACCATCACGCGGCCAACATGTCGACGGATGCCCTTTCACTGGAAGCCGGTGCTAAAGGCATTTCCTTCGGCACTATGCCTTCCTACAA CAATCGATTTCCCGGTGCTGGAAACGTCCAGCTtcagcagcaccagcaccatcaccaccagcatcaacagcaccagcagcagcagcagcacattgTCCAGCACATGAAGCAGCGCCAGCATCCGCACATGGACGGCATCAGTTCGGCGTCGCACAGTCACGTCAACAGTCCCAATTCGACGCCGGCCCATCACGGCATCAGCAACCACATCATGCAGGCGTCGGCCAGCGAGGACGAGACCCTCCAGTCGGGCGAGGACGAAGGGACGGCCTTCCTGGACGGCATGCTGCCGCAGTCCAACAATTTGTCCGGCTCCGGAATGAACAAGCAGCCGGAAAAGGGCATCTTGAAGAAATCGGGTGGAGGAGTTTACGGTTCGGTTGGCGGAGGCGGCGGAATCGGCTCatctcagcagcagctgggcggcggtggtggtggtggacacGGAGGGCCGTCGCTGACCCTACCCCTGGGCCGGATGAACAGCGGCTCGTCCATGATGATGAACAAGGAAAAGTGGAGCGAAGAGTCGCAGTCGGACAACCAGGAAGTCATGTCCGTCTTGCTGTCGCCGGATGGCGGAAGCAGCCGGATCAGCGACCGGTTGGCGGCGTCCAGCCTGTCGGACGTTGAGCGAACTCTCAAGAGCCTCAATGGATACCACGAAGACATCCTTCAA GCTCTGCGGAGTGCGGCTGCCAGCCAACGAAGTGCCAGTACGGCCAGCTTGTCGGATGAGTTGCGGAAGTCGTTTGCCGAGTCGTACGCCGACTATTTCCCTCCGCCCGACTACCTGTCCATGCGGAGTCTCAACAATCACGACAAGCACGGCGGAGTGGGCGGACGTGGCGGCGTCATGGGCCCCGGCAGCAGCGTCAGCAGCACCAGCGAGAGATTGCCCGGCCTGGCCAGCCCGCTGCCCGGCGGAGGCTCGCTGGGCGTCGGCGCCCACGGCGGCGGAGACAGCGGAGACGAGGGCGACCTGGTCCCACCGTGCGGTCCGATCCGCATCCGCAATTTGGAGGACCTCATCCGCCAGCTGGAGCGGCACAGCGCCCGGCACACGAGCCCCAACGGCTCCGAGGACATCCGCATGTCGGAAACGGAAGCCGACCGACACTACCGGCTGATGGAAGCGGCGGCAGGAGGCGGCGTGCCCGGTTTAGGAGCTTCTGATTCCCAAGCAGG TAGCGATGCCTTGCGGTTCGTCTACGGCCGTTACCGACAGCCGACCTCCGTGCCGGGCATCAGCCTTTACGAAACAACCAGCAACGAGAATAATCACGACCACCACGACGACATCAAACACGGCGGACACGGCGGCGATCCGGGCGATTCCGACGAGAGCGATAG TGACGTCGTGCTGGGGGCGGATCAGGCGGGACTCTTCATCGACGATCCGCTGATGGGACATCAGCCGGAAGGACCGGACGAACTCGGATACGGACCGCCGCTGTCGCCGTCGGGAAACTCTGACGAATCTTACACCATCGACGACGGAGGGACGACGACCGTGTCGTCCTCTTATCCATCGGGATCCCGTTCGGCCGTCAGCACCGGAGAGGATCCTCTGCGGGCGGCGGCCGCCGTTGCTGCTGCAGCGTCGGCAGTCGACGTCATCGCCGCTTCTCATCCGCAAGTTCGACCGGCCAAATTCCCCGAATACAAACACTAA